From Pan paniscus chromosome 6, NHGRI_mPanPan1-v2.0_pri, whole genome shotgun sequence, one genomic window encodes:
- the TMEM60 gene encoding transmembrane protein 60, whose amino-acid sequence MRMSLAQRVLLTWLFTLLFLIMLVLKLDEKAPWNWFLIFIPVWIFDTILLVLLIVKMAGRCKSGFDPRHGSHNIKKKAWYLIAMLLKLAFCLALCAKLEQFTTMNLSYVFIPLWALLAGALTELGYNVFFVRD is encoded by the coding sequence ATGAGAATGTCCTTGGCTCAGAGAGTACTACTCACCTGGCTTTTCACACTACTCTTCTTGATCATGTTGGTGTTGAAACTGGATGAGAAAGCACCTTGGAACTGGTTCCTCATATTTATTCCAGTCTGGATATTTGATACTATCCTTCTTGTCCTGCTGATTGTGAAAATGGCTGGGCGGTGTAAGTCTGGCTTTGACCCTCGACATGGATcacacaatattaaaaaaaaagcctggtaCCTCATTGCAATGTTACTTAAATTAGCCTTCTGCCTCGCACTCTGTGCTAAACTGGAACAGTTTACTACCATGAATCTATCCTATGTCTTCATTCCTTTATGGGCCTTGCTGGCTGGGGCTTTAACAGAACTCGGATATAACGTCTTTTTTGTGAGAGACTGA